A genomic stretch from Flavobacteriales bacterium includes:
- a CDS encoding S41 family peptidase has product MKNIKNKLVVLFIFCASVFSYSFVDVYFEASKNLDIFATLFRELNIYYVDETNPGDLMKKGIDAMLKSLDPYTSYIPESDIEDYKIATTGQYGGIGALIRKKDEYIMIADPYEGFAADKAGLKAGDVIVEVDGESIKSKNSTIVSSMLKGQPGTDVKVRVERFGQKELLELKITREEIKIGSVPHSGVMDGDVGYIKLNSFTPEASDDIVAAFTKLQEQDIKYMILDLRDNPGGLLREAIDVCNIFIEKGEEILNTRSKVKEWDKSYRALNMAMDVEIPLVVLISRGSASASEIVAGTVQDLDRGIVIGQRSFGKGLVQTTRPLSYNSQLKVTTAKYYTPSGRCIQALDYSNRNDDGSAGRIADSLMTEFKTVGGRSVFDGGGIEPDINIVVPKYSNVIKSIVGNQLIFDFATEYYYGHQNDNMKSNFTISDEDYKAFEKFLEDKEYDYDSESADLIEELEELAKKEEAYEAVKTEFEGLRKILIRDKSQDLLIHKEEISEFINQEIVSRYLYQKGRIQSTLLVDNEIEVAIATLKNKKKYSDILTVSNTEEKK; this is encoded by the coding sequence ATGAAGAACATTAAAAACAAGCTAGTAGTACTTTTTATCTTTTGCGCATCGGTTTTTTCATATTCGTTTGTAGATGTGTATTTCGAAGCCTCTAAGAACTTAGATATATTCGCCACCCTTTTTAGAGAACTCAATATTTATTACGTCGACGAGACCAATCCTGGAGACTTAATGAAGAAGGGAATCGACGCAATGCTGAAGTCTTTGGATCCCTATACAAGTTATATACCCGAATCAGATATTGAAGATTATAAGATTGCTACCACTGGACAGTATGGAGGGATTGGGGCACTAATTCGGAAGAAAGATGAATACATTATGATTGCTGATCCTTATGAAGGGTTTGCTGCAGATAAAGCAGGTTTAAAAGCAGGTGATGTTATAGTGGAGGTAGATGGAGAATCGATAAAATCTAAGAATAGCACTATTGTTAGTTCAATGTTAAAAGGACAACCGGGCACGGATGTTAAAGTTAGGGTTGAGAGATTTGGTCAGAAAGAGTTGCTAGAGCTTAAGATTACTCGAGAAGAAATTAAAATAGGATCGGTACCGCATTCTGGTGTTATGGATGGGGATGTAGGTTATATTAAATTGAACAGTTTCACACCCGAAGCGTCGGATGATATTGTTGCCGCGTTCACTAAGTTACAAGAGCAAGATATTAAGTACATGATTCTTGATTTAAGAGATAATCCAGGTGGCTTGTTAAGAGAGGCCATCGATGTATGCAATATTTTCATTGAGAAGGGAGAAGAAATTCTCAATACTAGAAGTAAAGTTAAAGAATGGGATAAGTCATATCGTGCGTTAAATATGGCAATGGACGTTGAAATCCCATTGGTAGTACTAATAAGTAGAGGTTCTGCTTCAGCATCTGAAATTGTTGCTGGAACTGTTCAGGATTTAGATAGAGGAATAGTAATTGGACAAAGAAGTTTTGGAAAAGGACTAGTTCAAACAACAAGACCTCTTAGTTATAATAGCCAACTTAAAGTAACTACTGCCAAATATTATACCCCAAGTGGAAGATGTATACAGGCTCTAGATTACTCAAATAGAAATGACGATGGAAGTGCTGGGCGTATTGCAGATTCTTTGATGACAGAATTTAAAACCGTTGGAGGTAGATCTGTTTTTGATGGAGGAGGAATAGAACCAGATATTAATATTGTGGTCCCGAAGTATAGCAATGTTATAAAGAGTATAGTTGGTAATCAATTAATCTTTGATTTTGCAACAGAGTATTATTACGGACATCAGAATGATAATATGAAAAGTAATTTTACTATATCGGATGAAGATTACAAGGCGTTCGAAAAATTTCTTGAGGATAAAGAGTATGATTATGATTCGGAGAGCGCTGATTTGATTGAAGAATTGGAGGAATTAGCGAAAAAGGAAGAAGCTTATGAAGCTGTTAAAACAGAATTTGAAGGTCTTCGAAAAATTTTGATCAGAGATAAGTCTCAAGATTTACTAATACATAAGGAAGAAATTTCTGAGTTTATAAATCAAGAAATTGTTTCGAGGTACTTGTATCAAAAGGGTAGGATTCAATCTACCTTGTTAGTAGATAATGAGATTGAAGTAGCGATTGCTACATTAAAGAATAAAAAGAAGTACTCTGATATTCTTACAGTTTCAAACACAGAAGAGAAGAAGTAA
- the yidD gene encoding membrane protein insertion efficiency factor YidD has protein sequence MRKILSILLILIVRAYQFLISPFFAPSCRFSPTCSVYSIDAINKHGPIKGLGLTIKRFSSCHPWGGSGYDPVK, from the coding sequence ATGAGAAAAATACTTAGTATTCTTTTAATCTTAATCGTGAGGGCTTATCAGTTTTTAATATCTCCTTTTTTTGCTCCCTCTTGTAGATTTAGTCCTACATGTTCGGTATATAGCATTGATGCCATTAATAAACATGGTCCGATTAAAGGTTTAGGATTAACAATAAAAAGATTCAGTTCTTGTCATCCATGGGGAGGCAGTGGTTACGATCCGGTTAAGTAA
- the rnpA gene encoding ribonuclease P protein component, with translation MLDKRKRATFKKSERLKSKKLISEVFKKNQTFRQDSVRLFWMNAEIDSDYPVQICISIPKRNVKKAVHRNTIKRKIKEAYRKNKSILYDYLEPKGVKCALMLIYLDNNVPTYEHVERKIVLTLERLVVEHEKNT, from the coding sequence ATGTTAGATAAACGAAAAAGGGCAACCTTTAAAAAATCAGAAAGGCTTAAAAGCAAGAAGCTTATATCCGAAGTTTTTAAAAAAAACCAGACTTTTAGACAAGACTCAGTTCGGTTATTTTGGATGAATGCGGAGATCGATTCGGATTATCCTGTGCAAATATGCATCAGCATTCCGAAAAGGAATGTAAAGAAGGCTGTTCATAGAAACACAATCAAAAGAAAAATTAAAGAGGCATATAGAAAGAATAAATCGATTCTATATGATTATCTTGAACCAAAGGGTGTCAAGTGTGCCTTAATGTTGATTTATTTAGATAATAATGTCCCAACTTACGAGCACGTTGAACGTAAAATAGTTTTAACTTTAGAACGTTTAGTGGTGGAGCATGAGAAAAATACTTAG
- a CDS encoding uroporphyrinogen-III synthase yields the protein MKVKTILVSQPKPEGDKSPYFDLGDKHKLKIDFRPFIHIEGVSIKEFRQTKLNISDYTAIIFTSRNAVDHFFRVSEEMRIPIPSTLKYFCISESTAFYLQKYVVYRKRKIFYGKSSFNDLIDIIKKHKDNKFLMPCSDIHKQEYQDILKANEIDYSNTILYRTVASDLSDLADLKYDMLVFFSPSGVKSLFKNFPEFEQKKTCIATFGATTAKAAKDAGLTLNVEAPMPNAPSMTMAIDKFVVASNKK from the coding sequence TTGAAAGTAAAAACTATACTGGTATCGCAACCAAAGCCCGAAGGAGACAAATCACCTTATTTTGATTTAGGCGATAAGCACAAGCTGAAAATCGATTTCAGACCTTTTATTCACATTGAAGGTGTTTCAATCAAAGAGTTTAGACAAACAAAGCTGAATATTTCGGATTACACCGCAATTATATTTACAAGCCGTAACGCTGTTGATCATTTCTTTAGAGTATCTGAGGAGATGAGAATTCCTATTCCGAGTACGCTCAAATACTTTTGTATATCTGAATCTACCGCATTCTACTTGCAGAAGTACGTTGTATATAGAAAGAGAAAAATATTTTATGGCAAATCATCTTTCAATGATTTGATAGACATAATTAAAAAGCACAAGGATAATAAGTTCCTTATGCCTTGTTCGGACATTCATAAGCAAGAGTATCAAGACATATTAAAAGCGAATGAAATAGATTACAGCAATACTATTCTTTATAGAACTGTAGCGAGTGATTTATCAGACTTGGCAGATCTTAAGTATGATATGCTTGTTTTCTTTAGTCCATCTGGAGTGAAATCGTTGTTTAAGAATTTTCCAGAGTTCGAACAGAAGAAAACGTGTATTGCAACCTTTGGAGCAACAACTGCAAAAGCGGCTAAGGATGCAGGTCTTACTCTAAATGTTGAGGCACCTATGCCAAATGCTCCTTCAATGACTATGGCGATAGATAAATTTGTAGTCGCTTCTAATAAGAAGTAA
- a CDS encoding DUF4271 domain-containing protein, which produces MSILLVKSISHLVLLLNIIPIERLERNHTWEIVLVVVLMFALAVINIFWNKKVSQIIRAFASITQTNLLMKEENILYRSGIIIINILFLFCISFFLFKSALHFEMHFVHDNLLSYIEILVIVTLVFSVKTLTLRVTGIIFKSEELFEKCNFNLFLLNNVLGLAMLPVLVGISFFNLFNPVLFIYLGIGIIVFFYFYLLFRGYSISRVDHRVSLLYIILYICTLEILPLVVLSKVIKDSV; this is translated from the coding sequence ATGAGTATACTTCTAGTAAAATCAATTTCCCATTTAGTTCTTCTACTTAATATTATTCCTATAGAGCGATTAGAAAGAAATCATACTTGGGAAATAGTTCTAGTCGTTGTTCTGATGTTTGCTTTAGCGGTCATCAATATCTTTTGGAATAAAAAAGTGTCTCAGATTATAAGAGCTTTTGCAAGTATTACCCAAACTAATCTTCTTATGAAGGAAGAGAATATCTTGTATCGATCGGGGATTATTATCATTAACATTCTTTTTCTTTTCTGTATTTCTTTCTTTCTTTTTAAGTCGGCACTTCATTTCGAAATGCATTTTGTACACGATAATTTATTATCCTATATAGAAATACTGGTAATTGTAACGCTAGTTTTTAGTGTCAAAACGTTAACATTAAGAGTCACAGGTATAATATTTAAGTCGGAAGAGCTTTTCGAAAAGTGCAACTTCAACCTGTTTTTATTAAACAATGTTTTAGGATTGGCGATGTTACCTGTATTGGTGGGTATATCATTCTTTAATCTTTTCAATCCAGTTCTTTTCATTTACCTCGGAATAGGAATTATAGTCTTCTTTTACTTTTACCTTCTTTTTCGGGGATATAGTATAAGTAGAGTAGACCATCGTGTGTCTCTATTATATATTATTTTGTATATTTGCACCCTCGAAATTTTACCCTTAGTGGTTCTTTCTAAAGTGATTAAGGACAGCGTTTAG
- a CDS encoding YceI family protein: MKYLFLLLLSLGLTSSSYCEEYFSSNTSEVKFFSWAPMEDIEAVNTESKSFLKREDNSIVVRVPIKDFVFHKALMQEHFNENYMESDEFPNASFSGVIVGEYNPSKDGVYPIKAKGEFTLHGVKVEREFEGTFTVKGSDLILNSKFDVLLEDHDIEVPKVVFQKIAEKIEITLEIVYLPYIKK, from the coding sequence ATGAAATATTTATTTCTTCTATTATTAAGCTTAGGCTTAACATCTTCGTCGTATTGCGAAGAATATTTTTCCTCTAATACCTCCGAAGTGAAGTTCTTTTCTTGGGCTCCTATGGAAGACATTGAAGCGGTAAATACTGAGTCTAAATCTTTCCTTAAAAGAGAAGATAATTCGATAGTAGTAAGAGTTCCGATTAAAGATTTCGTTTTCCATAAAGCGTTGATGCAAGAGCATTTTAATGAGAACTACATGGAAAGTGACGAGTTCCCAAATGCTAGTTTTTCTGGTGTTATTGTTGGAGAGTACAATCCATCCAAAGATGGTGTGTACCCAATTAAGGCAAAAGGTGAGTTTACTTTACATGGAGTGAAAGTAGAGCGAGAATTTGAAGGGACCTTTACCGTAAAAGGATCTGATTTAATATTGAATAGTAAATTTGATGTTTTGTTGGAAGACCATGATATTGAAGTCCCTAAAGTTGTATTTCAAAAAATTGCTGAGAAAATAGAAATAACCTTAGAAATAGTATATCTCCCTTACATTAAGAAATGA
- the hemB gene encoding porphobilinogen synthase, which produces MEIRPRRLRKNSIIRDLVAETRLSRDMFIYPYFVCKGTKVVSEIKSMPGINHYSVDTLIEDVAEGLKIGINKILLFGANEMKTDNGSSSYDKNNVIGQSIRELKKRFGDDIYIVTDVCLCGYTSHGHCGLLNDGYVDNDSSLNALTAMALMHAEAGADMVSPSDMMDGRVEAIREVLDENKYSDVAIMSYAVKYASSYYGPFRDAADCTPQGGDRKSYQMDVRNKNEGLKEADLDELEGADILMVKPALAYLDIIKSVKENTNLPVACYNVSGEYSMLKNAAINGLVDEEQMVMENMYAFARAGADIIISYHTKDILKNNWIK; this is translated from the coding sequence ATGGAAATTAGACCAAGAAGATTACGAAAGAATAGCATCATTAGAGATTTAGTTGCGGAGACTAGATTATCTAGAGATATGTTTATCTATCCTTATTTCGTTTGTAAAGGAACCAAAGTAGTTAGTGAAATTAAGTCGATGCCAGGTATAAATCATTACTCGGTAGATACCTTGATTGAAGATGTAGCAGAGGGTTTGAAAATCGGGATTAACAAAATTCTTCTTTTTGGCGCCAACGAAATGAAAACGGATAATGGCTCCTCGTCATACGACAAGAATAATGTAATAGGTCAGTCTATTCGAGAATTAAAAAAGCGGTTTGGAGATGATATCTATATAGTAACAGACGTGTGCCTTTGTGGCTATACATCACATGGTCATTGTGGTTTGCTAAATGATGGATATGTGGATAACGATAGTTCTTTAAATGCATTGACTGCTATGGCGTTGATGCATGCGGAAGCAGGTGCAGATATGGTATCGCCTTCAGATATGATGGATGGAAGGGTAGAGGCGATTAGAGAGGTGCTAGATGAAAATAAGTATAGCGACGTTGCTATAATGTCTTATGCAGTTAAGTACGCATCCTCTTATTATGGACCATTTAGAGATGCCGCAGATTGTACACCGCAAGGAGGAGATCGGAAATCCTATCAGATGGATGTTAGAAATAAAAACGAGGGATTAAAAGAAGCCGATTTAGATGAGCTCGAAGGCGCAGATATACTTATGGTAAAACCGGCATTAGCTTATTTAGATATAATAAAGTCGGTTAAAGAAAATACCAACCTGCCCGTAGCATGCTATAATGTTTCGGGAGAATATAGTATGCTAAAGAATGCCGCAATAAACGGATTAGTGGATGAAGAACAAATGGTGATGGAAAACATGTATGCTTTTGCAAGAGCTGGGGCCGATATTATTATTAGCTATCATACAAAAGACATTCTAAAGAACAATTGGATAAAATAG